The following coding sequences lie in one Monomorium pharaonis isolate MP-MQ-018 chromosome 1, ASM1337386v2, whole genome shotgun sequence genomic window:
- the LOC105833708 gene encoding uncharacterized protein LOC105833708 — protein MTHPALFLRKLSLALILLITICATVTESTVRERRHIGIEESSHRSGKEHASNNRGTRLPSSTATNRITAEPGRKVSHHLIGGHLRVDTIRHDNGESLWDDGILMSAAGNGKEGKGNRGGGSDGGGSDDEDGKKTLSQQVKEGKYGLIQNEIYGERPKRPGIISYLGNPEVPKDTIDNLGGLDEDEIWLAENHVLVLRGGKFPEHEQDSQQQNGNNNPPNWPPIDDYKAPKRQVKIPARPKVPPPFPVQLTEGGPVQIIGPNGTAEEIGNGTLDVNSIYTKGLLPGEDPFFAISPNGTAFIPDLGPPGNFSVEEKSSRGNNDRKGIKPELPPPHGTLPPFYHAIPPGAIFVPPPSNQSDYDDEDQSIYYPPPYSFYYPQDNTTAVPPGPLVPGIILPPPPDFFSALDDKKTTTKKYTKRPTTTSSPRTGPTYLPPRKLTIKQNKASSVPPLVTKTSTTSSTSTKISFGRTTVKNATDAFKSKQKTPSVQVTTLTSSGKPNTLENTEIYTISPVIGNQVSEATTQHKDWSTLVTSKTTPVLAYYPSTTQSSLERPVEVTPASIKSIITSSQSGQSPNHASYYFYEESTDENSDVTAKQSPIYYESTTKSPYYNGVETSKDYKVKLIDSIVKNSQTFQYTDDSEPTSAKFDASSSRDQSQRMLGDAPVYYQPVPARPLQPYYTTPKPQTYYRQTTKPKPVYQYSFQVADYSKQRPYHGEQQQQQQQQQQQQQQDTSIYSEYQDVKSGNRQYDYEDIDFPSRHQSPRKQVSYKTQHPVYSTSTAYPIIDTTPNPQYAYFTQQDEKLLDDVTKEYFTIFGKKLPDARITSTTPIYGKSSSVTEKPDHSVNGGYASNVYKTGRPSYKTPNVRVRYGDQSQRPYSLKDDTLVNYRRPLPPINPDSEFIEIIDPPRLKQPSPLPNYGLQTENYRLQNQGVEQHRPTPRYRLRGTIHPTANEHTSNFVPFSESREELENVQEPVSLLDDIEVNYRNPRPPINPDAEFIDPVTVHDSHSDNPNAYFAYRLPGDVGHFYFLTPQAITQRQDQNGGYVYPKPRGPRLRRRPG, from the coding sequence atgACGCATCCTGCTTTATTTCTACGAAAGCTGTCACTAGCTCTAATACTACTGATAACGATATGCGCGACTGTAACGGAATCAACTGTCCGAGAAAGAAGGCACATCGGCATCGAGGAATCTAGTCATCGATCGGGCAAGGAACACGCGTCTAACAATAGGGGCACGAGATTGCCGAGCAGCACGGCGACCAATAGGATCACCGCGGAACCCGGAAGAAAAGTGTCCCACCATTTGATCGGAGGTCACCTGAGAGTCGATACGATACGCCATGACAACGGCGAGTCTCTATGGGACGATGGAATTCTCATGTCGGCAGCTGGCAACGGTAAAGAGGGGAAAGGTAATCGTGGCGGCGGCAGCGACGGTGGTGGCAGTGACGACGAGGACGGGAAAAAAACGCTCTCCCAGCAGGTCAAGGAGGGCAAGTACGGGCTCATACAGAACGAGATTTACGGTGAACGCCCGAAACGGCCCGGCATCATCAGCTATCTCGGCAATCCCGAAGTGCCCAAGGACACAATCGACAATCTAGGCGGTCTCGACGAGGACGAGATCTGGTTAGCCGAGAATCACGTGCTTGTGCTGAGAGGTGGGAAATTTCCTGAACATGAACAGGACAGCCAGCAACAGAATGGCAACAACAACCCGCCGAATTGGCCGCCCATTGACGATTACAAGGCGCCCAAACGGCAGGTCAAGATACCGGCGCGGCCGAAGGTACCGCCGCCCTTTCCGGTACAACTTACGGAGGGAGGGCCGGTACAAATCATTGGTCCGAACGGTACCGCGGAGGAGATCGGCAATGGCACTCTCGACGTAAATTCCATCTACACGAAGGGGTTATTACCGGGGGAAGATCCGTTCTTCGCAATTTCTCCAAACGGCACGGCATTTATCCCAGATCTTGGTCCCCCAGGAAATTTCTCCGTCGAAGAAAAATCATCCAGAGGTAACAACGATCGAAAAGGAATAAAACCGGAACTTCCACCCCCGCATGGTACTCTTCCACCTTTCTATCATGCCATACCGCCCGGTGCGATCTTTGTGCCACCGCCGAGTAATCAGTCGGATTACGATGACGAAGATCAATCCATCTACTATCCGCCGCCGTACAGCTTCTATTATCCGCAAGATAATACGACCGCGGTGCCACCAGGTCCTCTGGTGCCCGGCATCATACTGCCCCCGCCGCCAGATTTCTTCTCTGCTCTAGATGACAAGAAAACTACCACGAAGAAGTATACGAAACGACCGACAACTACATCCTCGCCGAGAACAGGACCGACATATTTGCCACCGAGAAAACTCACGATTAAACAAAACAAGGCCTCGTCCGTTCCGCCTTTAGTAACCAAGACAAGTACCACTTCGTCGACCTCCACGAAAATATCCTTCGGTCGTACGACAGTGAAGAACGCAACGGATGCATTTAAATCTAAGCAAAAGACGCCTAGCGTGCAAGTCACAACGTTGACATCATCTGGGAAACCGAATACTCTCGAAAATACCGAGATATACACCATCAGCCCTGTAATCGGAAATCAGGTGTCCGAGGCGACGACCCAGCACAAGGACTGGTCTACTCTGGTGACGAGCAAAACAACTCCGGTTCTCGCGTATTACCCGTCGACCACGCAATCGTCGCTGGAACGACCGGTGGAGGTCACGCCAGCCTCCATTAAAAGCATCATCACCAGTAGTCAGTCCGGTCAATCTCCTAACCATGCGTCCTACTACTTCTACGAGGAGTCAACCGACGAGAATTCAGATGTCACGGCAAAACAGTCGCCCATTTATTACGAATCCACCACGAAGTCGCCGTACTACAACGGCGTCGAGACTTCGAAGGATTACAAGGTGAAGCTTATCGACAGCATCGTGAAGAATTCGCAGACATTCCAGTACACTGACGACTCGGAACCTACGTCCGCGAAATTCGATGCCAGCTCGTCTCGGGATCAAAGCCAACGCATGTTGGGCGATGCGCCCGTTTACTACCAGCCTGTTCCTGCGCGCCCGCTGCAGCCGTACTATACGACCCCGAAGCCTCAAACGTATTATCGACAGACTACGAAGCCTAAACCGGTTTATCAGTATAGCTTCCAGGTAGCGGATTACTCGAAACAGAGACCATATCACGGggagcaacagcaacagcaacagcagcagcagcagcagcagcagcaggacACGTCGATATATAGCGAGTATCAGGACGTCAAGTCCGGTAACCGGCAATACGACTACGAAGACATCGATTTCCCGTCGCGACATCAATCGCCGCGGAAACAAGTATCGTATAAGACGCAACATCCGGTTTATTCCACGAGCACCGCCTATCCGATCATAGATACGACACCTAATCCGCAATATGCATATTTCACGCAGCAGGACGAGAAGTTGTTGGATGACGTTACGAAAGAGTACTTCACGATCTTCGGCAAGAAACTACCGGACGCGCGGATAACGAGCACGACTCCGATCTACGGGAAATCGAGCAGTGTCACGGAGAAACCTGATCACAGCGTGAATGGCGGCTACGCGTCGAATGTTTACAAGACCGGTCGGCCGTCTTACAAAACGCCGAACGTTAGAGTACGCTACGGGGATCAGTCGCAGCGACCCTATTCCCTCAAGGACGACACTCTCGTCAACTACCGGAGACCCTTGCCGCCAATCAATCCGGACAGCGAGTTCATCGAGATAATTGACCCACCTCGATTAAAGCAGCCGTCGCCGTTACCGAACTATGGACTGCAAACGGAAAACTATCGATTGCAAAATCAGGGAGTTGAACAGCATCGACCGACTCCTCGTTACAGGTTGCGAGGCACGATACACCCAACGGCCAACGAACACACCAGCAATTTCGTGCCTTTCTCCGAGTCCCGCGAGGAGTTAGAGAACGTTCAGGAACCCGTGTCACTGTTGGACGACATAGAGGTCAACTACAGGAATCCACGTCCCCCCATAAATCCCGACGCCGAATTTATCGATCCCGTCACGGTGCATGATAGTCACTCGGACAATCCGAACGCGTACTTCGCGTACCGATTGCCCGGCGACGTCGGCCACTTTTACTTCCTGACGCCGCAGGCGATCACGCAACGGCAGGATCAGAACGGTGGATACGTCTATCCAAAGCCTAGGGGGCCGAGATTACGGAGACGGCCAGGGTAA